Proteins from a genomic interval of Dermacentor variabilis isolate Ectoservices chromosome 8, ASM5094787v1, whole genome shotgun sequence:
- the LOC142590105 gene encoding uncharacterized protein LOC142590105, translating into MSREEPGSSRQLTRAERVEALKEAARERMRAHRKRWTEESANAKACDRTPRLRGHGAEVHTRAECDRESPATLQNREVTKEPGAAEARNAVEAKPKRGPARRRRAGDETNDGRDQQIHANGRETPHLLHSGTGDMLHQWLLKSIEVMDEDSRSTDSPGQSQPGTPLQTSHSPGAVNMGLVAGDAARHPQTSKYTQLLAVIEELGRDIRPTYAGSKSSAERLKRGIVHARILVRECLMETERNARS; encoded by the exons ATGTCCAGAGAAGAGCCCGGATCTTCGCGTCAGTTGACTCGAGCTGAGCGAGTCGAAGCTCTCAAGGAAGCAGCGAGGGAACGAATGCGGGCCCACCGCAAACGCTGGACCGAAGAGAGTGCCAACGCAAAAGCTTGCGACCGGACGCCTAGACTTCGCGGACACGGCGCAGAAGTTCACACTCGAGCGGAATGCGATCGCGAGAGTCCGGCGACGCTGCAGAATCGAGAGGTCACGAAAGAGCCAGGTGCAGCAGAAGCTAGGAACGCGGTGGAAGCGAAACCGAAGCGGGGCCCCGCCAGAAGACGTCGGGCCGGTGACGAGACGAATGACGGCCGAGACCAGCAAATCCATGCCAATGG GCGCGAGACTCCTCACCTGTTGCATTCCGGTACCGGTGATATGCTTCATCAGTGGCTACTGAAGTCCATTGAG GTCATGGACGAGGACTCTCGCTCAACTGACTCTCCTGGCCAGAGCCAGCCCGGCACACCCCTGCAGACAAGCCACAGTCCAGGCGCCGTCAACATGGGCCTGGTTGCTGGTGATGCGGCTCGTCATCCGCAGACGTCCAAATACACGCAGCTCCTCGCGGTCATCGAGGAACTCGGGCGCGACATTCGGCCAACGTACGCTGGAAGCAAGTCATCAGCCGAGCGCCTCAAGCGAGGCATAGTGCATGCACGCATTCTTGTCCGGGAATGCCTGATGGAAACCGAACGCAACGCCAGGTCTTAG